A DNA window from Jaculus jaculus isolate mJacJac1 chromosome 1, mJacJac1.mat.Y.cur, whole genome shotgun sequence contains the following coding sequences:
- the Yod1 gene encoding ubiquitin thioesterase OTU1, giving the protein MFGCAKGRHLDARPAAGCPGGVSGSVPGTKTGSSGVWPVDGRTDAMWRLRCKAKGGTHVLQGLSSRTRLQELQSHIAAITGIAPGSQRILVGFPPECLDLSDGNTTLGDLPIQSGDMLIVEEDQTRPKTSPAFSNHGAPSYVRETLPVLTRFSVPADNSCLFTSVYYVVEGGVLNPACAPEMRRLIAQIVASDPDFYSEAILGKTNQEYCEWIKRDDTWGGAIEISILSKFYQCEICVVDTQTVRIDRFGEDAGYTKRVLLIYDGIHYDPLQHNFPDPDTPPLTIFSSNDDIVLVQALELADEARRKRQFTDVNRFTLRCMVCQKGLTGQAEARDHAKETGHTNFGEV; this is encoded by the exons ATGTTTGGCTGCGCGAAGGGCCGCCATCTTGACGCTCGGCCCGCCGCAGGTTGTCCTGGCGGCGTCTCCGGGTCGGTTCCTGGGACCAAAACTGGCTCCTCCGGCGTGTGGCCGGTGGACGGCCGGACAGACGCGATGTGGCGGCTCCGCTGCAAGGCCAAGGGTGGCACCCATGTTTTGCAGGGGCTGTCCAGCCGGACCCGGTTGCAGGAACTTCAGAGCCACATTGCCGCCATCACCGGCATCGCTCCGGGCAGTCAGCGAATCCTCGTTGGATTCCCGCCCGAGTGCTTGGATCTCAGCGACGGGAACACCACCCTGGGGGACCTGCCCATCCAGTCAG gcGACATGCTGATTGTTGAAGAAGACCAAACCAGACCCAAAACTTCACCTGCATTTTCAAACCATGGTGCTCCTAGTTATGTCAGGGAAACTTTGCCTGTGCTTACCAGATTCTCCGTCCCAGCAGACAACTCTTGCCTCTTTACCAGTGTGTACTATGTCGTTGAAGGAGGAGTCTTGAATCCAGCCTGTGCCCCTGAGATGAGACGACTCATAGCACAAATTGTAGCAAGCGATCCAGACTTCTATAGTGAGGCCATACTGGGAAAAACAAACCAAGAGTACTGTGAGTGGATCAAAAGGGATGATACTTGGGGAGGAGCAATTGAAATATCCATTTTGTCTAAGTTCTATCAATGTGAAATATGTGTAGTAGATACACAGACAGTAAGAATTGATCGTTTCGGGGAAGATGCAGGATATACCAAAAGGGTTCTGCTTATCTATGATGGCATCCACTATGATCCACTTCAGCATAACTTCCCTGACCCAGATACCCCTCCTCTGACCATTTTCTCCTCTAATGATGATATTGTTCTTGTACAAGCACTGGAGTTAGCAGATGAAGCTAGAAGAAAGAGACAGTTTACTGATGTGAACCGCTTCACCCTGAGATGCATGGTGTGCCAGAAGGGGTTAACTGGACAAGCGGAGGCAAGGGACCACGCCAAGGAGACGGGCCACACCAACTTTGGAGAAGTGTGA